The Polyangium aurulentum genomic interval GTTATCACTCGGTCCCCGACCCGAACAACCTGCCTCGGATCTTCACCAAGGAGACCGAGATGATCGCGCGCGCGGCGGCCGTCGAGGAGTGGTTCCCCGTCACGCAGGTCGGCGACGCGGCCTTCTTGCGCGGCGTCGACGTGCGCACGGCGCCGAACCTGCACGGCTACGTCTCGACGAAGATGAAGCCGACGCCCGCGCAGGAGCTATTGCAGAGCGAGACCGAGGAGCCCATCCTCGCCCGCTGGCGCGTCGGGCTCGGCTGGACGCTCGCGTGGACGAGCGACGTGAAGAGCCGCTGGTCGGTCGAGTGGCTGCGCTGGCCCGGCTTCGAGAAGTTCTGGGGCCAGCTCGTGCACGAGCACATGCGCCAGAAGCACCGCCGCGAGCTCGACATGAAGGCCGAGGTCGTGAACGGCCGGCTGCGCGCCTCCGTCGACGCGTTCGGCGCCGACGAGCGGTTCGAGAACAACCTGATCTCGAGGCTCAACATCATCGGCCCCGAGCCTGGCGGTCAGACCAGGAGCGTCGACTTCCGCCAGACCGCGCCGGGGCGCTACGAGGTCGACCATCCGCTCGAGAAGTACGGCTCGTTCCTCCTGCGCGCCGAGCACACGCGCGAGGCCGAGGGCGGGGCGATGCGGCAGGTGGCCGTGAGCTTCGGCCACGTGTCGAACCCGTACCCGAAGGAGTACGCGAGCTTCGAGCCCGACGTCGCGACGCTCGAGAAGGCGGCGGCGGCCACGGGCGCGGGCGTCGATCCGGCGAACATCGCGGCCATCTTCGACCCTGCGGGCGAGAAGGTGACGTTCCACGAGGAGCTGTGGTCTCGCTTCGTGTACGCGGCCATTGCGGTCTTCTTGCTGGATCTATTCGTCCGTCGCGTGCGGCTGTTCGATCGCAAGTTCCTGCCCAAGCGGGCCGTGCGGACGGCCCCCGTGCCGCCGACGTGACCTCTGGCACGGTCCGAGCGTCCGTTTCCGAAATGCGCCGGGACCCGCGTCTCGGGTTTCGTGAACCCAGGTGAAGTGGTAGAAGGGGAGAAAGGTTCGTCTCCTCATCGTCCTGTCGTGAGCTCGCTCAACGCCCTCCTCACCCGCCTCGAAGCGGGGCGTCCCCTGGTTTTGGGTGGCGATCCAACCTCCTCCTTTATGGCGAGGGGTGTGGCGGTCGAGGGCGCAGCACCCCTCGGGCGCGCCGTTCGCGAGGCGCCTGGCGCCGTGGCGGAGCATTACCAGCAGGAGATCGCCGCTGGAGCCGACGTGATCGCCGCGCTCACGGACGAGACGATGCCGCGGTCGCTCGCGCAGATCGGGATGGCGTTCCGGTCCGCTGCGCTCACCGGGCAAGCCGTGGACATGGCGCTCGAGGCGGCCGAGGGTGCGCCCCGGCCCATCGTCGTCGCGGGCCTGCTCGGAGCGCGCTGGATTGCTCCCACGATCCCCGAGCGGATCACCGAGGAGTACGCGATGCACGCGACGCGGCTCGCGGCCTCGGGGTGCGAGCTCATCCTCGCGCGCGGCTTCTCGCCCGAGGCGTTCCGGCCCGGCGCGAGCCTCGCGCGCATGGCGCGCATGGCGGCGGTCGTGAGCGCGTGTGCGACGCGGATGCCTACGTGGGCCGTGATCGAGTCGACCGACGGCGAGCGCGCGGTGGACGGCGACTCGGTCGAGGAGAGCGCGCGCGCGGCGGTGGAGGCGGGGGCGCAGGCCGTGATCGTGGACGTGCCGAGCGAGGCGACGGGCCTCGTCGCCATCGAGAGCGCGGGCAGGGGCGGCGCCAAGCGGGTGGGCTTGCTGCTTGCGGCGAGCCCGGAGAGCAGGCATGGCGTCGCGGACATGGCGGGTTCCGTGGATGCGTGGGCGACGGCGTGCATGCGGCTGTTCGACGCAGGTGCGCTGATGATTGGAGGGGGCGCGGGGACCACGTCGCGGCATGTCGCGGCGCTCGCGCGCACGGTCAAGGGCTCGGGCCGATCCGGCTCCGAGCGACCGCCTCTCTGGCCGCAGGCATTCTAGCCAGGCGGACCGACAACCAAAGAGAACGATCACGATGGCCGAGCAGAGCCTCTCGAACCACACGGAGGTCGACGTCGTCAGGACTCTCGACGACCTCCTCATCCCTTTTCATGCGGCGATGAAGCCGAGCGACGAGTTCCGGATCGGAGCCGAGGCCGAGAAGTTCGGCGTCGACGCGACGACCGGGACGCCCCTGCCTTACGAGGGCGCGCGCAGCGTGCTCACGGTGCTCGAGGCGCTCATCGAGCGGCACGGCTGGCAGGTGGAGAGCGAGTCGACGGGCGGACCGACGATCGCGCTGCGGCGCAACGGCGCGTCGATCACGCTCGAGCCCGGGGCGCAGCTCGAGCTGTCGGGCGCGGCGTTCGACAACGTGCACCAGATCTGCCTCGAGATGAGCGGGCACCTCGCGGAGCTGCGCGACATCTCGGACGAGCTTTCGCTCACCTGGCTCGGCATCGGCTTCCACCCGTTCGCGCGGCAGGAGGATCTGCCGTGGGTGCCCAAGTCGCGCTACGCGATCATGCGCCGCTACCTGCCGACGCGCGGCAAGTACGGCCTCGACATGATGCGCCGCACGGCCACGGTGCAGGCGAACTACGACTACTCGAGCGAGGAGGGGGCAATGCGGGCCTTGCGCGTCTCCTTGCGCCTGTCGCCGCTCGTGACCGCGATGTTCGCGAACTCCCCCTTCTACGAGGGCGAGATCTGGGGCGGCAAGAGCCGGCGCGCGCTCACGTGGCTCGACGTGGATCCGGCGCGTCAGGGGCTCGTGCAGAACGTCCTGACCAAGGGCGAGCGCTTCCGCGACTACGTCGAGTGGGCGCTCGATGCGCCGATGTTCCTCATCAAGCGCGACGGCGTCACGGTCGAGAACACGGGCCAGTCGTTCCGCAGCTTCTGGAAGCACGGCTTCCGCGGCTATCGGGCGACGCTCGGCGACTGGCAGACGCACCTGAACACGCTCTTCCCCGAGGTGCGGCTCAAGCGCACGATCGAGGTGCGCGGGGCCGACTCGCTGCCAGCCAACCTCACGTGTGCGCTGCCGGCCCTGTGGACGGGCATCTTCTACGACGCGCGCGCGATGGACGAGGCCGATGCGCTCTCCGAGAGCTTCACCTTCGAGGAGCTCGAGGCGCTGCGGCCCGAGATCGCGCAGAAGGCGCTCGGCGCGACCTTCCGGGGCGAGCCCCTCGCGGCGCTGGCCGAGCGGGTGCTCGTGATCGCCGAGGGCGGGCTTGCGCGGCGTGCGCGCATGCGCAACGGCAAGGACGAGCGGGTTCATCTGGCCAAGCTGGGTAGCCTGGTCGAGAAGGGGCATTGCCCGGCCGACGCGCTGCTCGAAGGGCTCGGCACGGGTGACGCGGATCTGCGGCGCGAGATCCTGGCGCGCGCCCGGATCTGACGGCGGCTCTCGGAGGGGGCAGCGGGGACCATGTCGACGATCGTGTACCTGCTCGGGACGGCGCTGCTCATCCTGCTCAACGCCTTCTTCGTCGCCTCCGAGTTCGCGATCGTGAAGATGCGGCCCTCGCGGCTCGAGCAGCTCGTGCGCAGCGGCGACGCGCGCGCCAAGCGGGCGCTCGCCATCTCGCAGCGCCTCGACGCGTATCTATCGGCCAATCAGCTCGGCATCACGCTCGCCTCTCTCGGCCTCGGCTGGATCGGCGAGCCTGCGATCGCGCACCTGCTCGAGCCTCTGCTCGCGCGGGTCGGCATCGGGGCCGAGGGGGCGCACGCGATCTCGCTCGGCATCGCGTTCGCCCTGATCATGTCGCTGCACACGATCATCGGGGAGCTGGCGCCCAAGTCGCTCGCCATCCAGCGCACCGAGAAGGTCACGCTCTGGGCGGCGCAGCCGCTGCACGCGTTCTACGTGCTGATGTGGCCCATCATCTGGGTCCTCAACACGTCGGCGAACGCGTTCGTGCGCCTCTTCGGCCTTCATCCGGCCCAGGAGGAGGAGATCGCGCACACCTCGGAGGAGCTTCGCATCCTGCTCACGCGGAGCCCCGCGGGCCTCGATCCGGCGCTCCGCAGCATGCTCGTGCGCATCTTCGATCTGCGCCGCCGCACCGCGCGGCACGTGATGAGCCTGCGCAGCGAGGCGGCGACGCTCAAGGCCACGATGACCATCGACGAGGCCGTGAAGGTCGTCGCCGAGGCTGGCTATTCGCGCTATCCGGTGCTCGATCAGCTCGGCCGTTCGGTGCTCGGCTACCTGCACCTGCGCGACCTGTTCGACGTGCTCAGCGGCCGGCGCAAGGCCGCGCGCGTGGCGGAGCTTCTGCGCAAGCCGATCTTCACGCGCGAGAACACCTCGGTGGAGCGGCTGCGGCTCGAGATGCAGGCGCGGCAGGTGCCGGTGGCGATCGTGACGAGCGCGACGGGGGAGTTCGTCGGGCTCGTCACGATCGAGGATCTGCTCGAGGAGATCGTCGGCGAGATTCGCGACGAGAACGACGAGGAGGTCCCGCCGATCTACCGGCGCGGCACGGGCATCATCGAGGTCGACGGGCGCGTGCTCCTCGCGGACCTCGAGCGTGACGCGCAGATCGTCCTGTTGCCGGAGGCGAAGACGGTCGAGACCGTGGGCGGCTACATCCTGGCGCGGCTCGAGCATCCGGCCGAGCCGGGCACGCGCGTCGAGTGCGAGGGCTACACGCTCATCGTGACCGACGTCGTGGGGCGGCGGGTTCGTCGCGTGCGCATCGTGGCGACGACGAGGAGCGTGCCGCCGCCTGCAGGCGCCGCGCCGCCGGCCGAAGGCGAGGGCACGCCGCTCGCGTAGGCGATGGACACGCGGCGAATCCCGCGATAATCGCAGGTCATGCGAATGGCTCGGATGGGGGCGCGGTGGACGGCGCTGGCCTTTCTGCTCGCGGGGTGCGCGAGTGGTCCCGGGGAGGCGCCGCGGCAGCCGCTCCTGAGCGCGATGGCGCGCGATCAGAAGGAAGGCGCGCAGGCGAGCGGGGGAGGCGCCAAGGGCCGCGCGGACGAGGCGGAGAGCGGGACGATCCTCGGCCCCGACAAGAGCGCGATCACGTTCGAGCGAATGACGCGCATGCCGGATCCGGGCTGGAACGTGCCGCGCGGGATGGGGCTTTCGGCGGACGGCAAGCTGATCACCTACCTCGCCAGCGAGAAGGGCGATCTGACGTATTCGCTCTTCGGCTTCGATCTGCAGACGTGCGCGTCGAAGGTGCTCGTGAGCGCCGCGGATCTTCCGGGCTCGTCGAAGCCCATCTCGCGCGAGGAGGAGCTGCGGCGCGAGCGGCAGCGGCAGCGCGGGGGCGGGATCGCGTCTTATGCCTGGGCCAAGCGCGCCAACGTGCTGATGATCCCCTCGTCGGGCGACGTGTTCGTCAGGGCCGAGGACGGCAAGATCACGCGGCTGACGGACACGAACGAGCCCGAGCTGGATCCGCAGATCTGCGACACGGGCGCGCAGGTGGCGTACGTGCGGGGCGGGGATCTGTATGCGGTCGACGTGGCGAGCCGCAAGGAGACGCGGCTGACGCAGGGCGGGCCTGCGGGTACGACGCGCGGGCTCAGCGATTTCCTCGCGCAGGAGGAGATGGACGAGCCGAGCGGGTTTTTCTGGGCACCTGGATGCGGGAGCATCGCATACCTCGAGGTCGACGAGACGGCCGTGGCGGAGACGCCGGTGCTCGGCTATCGCGGCGGTCGCGCGGATCTGATGATGCAGCGCTACCCCGTCCCTGGCGCGAAGAACCCCAAGGTTCGGGCCGGGATCGTCGATTTGAAGACGAAGAAGACGACCTGGTTGAAATGGCCGAACGAGGAGGAGCGCTATCTCGGCCGCTTCGCGTGGGCGCCGGATGGCAAGGCGCTCTACGTGCAGACGCTCGATCGGGCGCAGAAGCGGCTCGGTCTGTCGCGCGTGGACGCGAGGACGGGCGAGGCGAAGGAGATCGTCACCGAGACATCGCCCTCGTGGCACGAATTCACCGAGATGCGGCCGCTCGAGGGCTCGCCGCGGTTTTTGTGGAAGCACAACCAGGGTGGGCACTGGCACCTCGAGCTGCGCGACGGGGCGACGGGGGCCGTGATCAAGGCGCTCACGTCCGGCGATTGGGACGTCTTCGGCATCCCGCGCGTCGACGAGGCGGGCGGTCGGGTGTTTTTCACGGCAAACAAGGATGCGCCGCTCGACCGGCAGCTTTATTCGGTGTCGCTCGAGGGCGGCGAGCCGAAGCGTGTGACCGAGGAGCCGGGCGTGCATTCGGCGACCCTCGATCGGGGCGCGCGGGTGATGGTCGATTTGCACTCGGCGATGGATCGGCCGCCGAAGGTGGTGATCCGCGAGGTCGGGGGCAAGGAGATTGGCCAGCTCCCGGCGCCGATGGACGAGGATTTCGAGCGGCTCCGCGTGCGGACGCCGGAGATCGTGACCGTGGACGGGCCGGGCGGGGTGAAGCTCTATGGGGCGCTCTTGCCGCCGCGGACGATCGTGCCGGGCAAACGTCATCCGGTGGTGGTGATGGTGTACGGCGGGCCGCACGCGCAGACGGTCGTGAATGGCTGGAGCCCGCGGCTGCTGTGGCAGCACCTCGCGGATCGCGGCTTCGTGGTGTTCCAGCTCGACAATCGTGGCTCCGGGGGCAGGGGCCCGGCGTTCGAGGCGCCGCTCGTGGGCAAGGTGGGCGACGTCGAGCTGGCCGATCAGATCACGGGGCTCGATGCCATCGGCAAACGGCCTTACGTCGACCTCGGTCGGGTCGGGATCTACGGGCACAGCTATGGCGGGTACATGGCGGCGCTCGCGCTGTTGAAGGCGCCCGATCGTTTTCACGTGGGTGTCGCAGGATCGCCGGTGACGGATTGGCGGCTCTACGACAGCGCGTACACCGAGCGATACCTCGGGTTGCCCGCGAAGACCGGGGCGGCGTACGACGCGGCGGACCTCACGAAGATGGCTGGCAACCTGAAGGGAAAGCTCTTCCTGATGCACGCGCTGATGGACGAAAACGTCCATTTCCAGAATACGGCAGAGCTCATCGACGCGCTGATCGGGGCCAACAAGCGCTTCGATCTCATGGTCTTCCCGGGCGAGCGGCACGGCTACCGGGCGCCCGCGGCGCGCCGCTACGCGCTCGAGCGGACCGTGGACTACATGGTCGAGAATTTGCGCTGAGGCTGCCCGACGTTCCCCCTTGCTCACGCTGGGGGGGTCGTCTAGAGTCTCGCCGGGCGCCGTCTCGCGGCCCCGGTGCGGGGAGTCGCACAGTCCGGTAGTGCACGAGCTTTGGGTGCTCGTTGTCGTGGGTTCAAATCCCACCTCCCCGACTCATTCGAACGGCAACGTCACGCCACCGACTCAGCCGCGCATCGCGGCGAGCCCGTGGTGCATGCGAGAGATCGTGTTCTGATGGGCGACGAGGCTGATCACGTCGAGAATGGCGTGATCATCGAGCCCTTGCGCGCGCAGGGGCTCGAGGTCCGCTGCGCCCACGGCCCAGGGCGTGAGGGTGAGCTTTTTGGCGTAAGTGCAGAGCGCCTCGTCGCGCGCGTTTGCGGCCTTTGCGTCGTCCCAGCGGGCGAGGGCGCCGGCGTCGCACAGCTCCTCGGCGACGGCGCGCGCGACGACCCGCCGCTCCTTTCGTGAGAGCGGCGCATCGCGCTCGAACAGATACGCCCGCCAGCGCTCGATCGCGGGCTGCGCGTGCGCTCGCCGCGGGAACACGGGGATGCGCGAGCCGTCGACCGCCGGGTTCCAGGTGCTCCGCGGGGGGCGCGGCAAGGCCTCGCGCGCGAGGTCGATCGATAGCCGCGAGAGGGGTGATTCGTAGTCGAATTCGATTCCGGTGCCGTCCGCCACGCGCGGGAAGTAATTGAAGCAGGCGGCGACGGTGATCGCCTGCTCGATGCCGTCTTCGGACACGGAGGCCGCCCGAAGCCGGTCGATGTCCGCGGGCTCGACGCTCCACGGCGCCTCGGTCAGGAGGGCCGCGAAGCCGGCGAGGGCCTTTTCACGGGGCGATCCGCGCAGGTCTGCCTTGCCGGCCACCACGTCGGCGGCCAGCGCCTCATTCTGGGAAGCGACACGCAGAAACTCTGCGTGAGCGGTCGTTCAGTAGAAGCACTGATTGACGCGCGAGGCCGACGCCGCGATGAGCTCGCGCTCGGCCCAGCTCAGGCCTTCGCCGACGTGCATCGTGCCGGTCGCCGCGAACGCGACCGTCATGAGCTTTGGATCGAGGCTATGGGCGCGGTGAATGCCGGCCGGACCGCCGTGCGGAGCGCGGTAAACTGCGGGCAGGGGGCGGGCTTTGACGGCCGCATAGATCTCCCGCAGCTCGCCGTCCGCCTCGTGGGCATCGATGATCCGGATGTGCGCCATGGCGCGAGGCTAGCACGGGGAACGAGCCTCGTGAAAGCTCGCGCCGCGCGTCGATCACTCGGTTTCTTCGGGCGGGAAGGCGAGATCGAGCCAGTCGGGCCAGGTGCCATCCGCGAGGCCCTCGGGCGCGTCATAGAAGCGGGAGGGGGCGAAGAAGGGCCGGCGGGCCAGAAGCTCCTGCCGGTCGTGCGGCAGCCACACCGAGGCGCCCATTCTTCCTGCGTGACGGGGCGCGTCGTATTCGGAGCCGAGCGCCTCTGCGACGAGCGCGCGGTCGAGCGCGGCGCGCGCCTGTGCAATGGCCTCGATCAGCCCCGCCGCGGCCGGGCCGAGGTCGGTGCCATTGCGCGCGGCCTCCTCCTCGACGAGGTCGCGGAGCCCCTCGAGGAACACGCCCACGTCGCGCGCGCCGCCCAGAAAGCCCGGGGTGCCCTCGTCCGAGCTCGAGCCGCGCGGGACGTCGAGCAGGAACTGCAGGTCGATCGAGCGCAGCGGAGCCTCGCGAACGTACGCGGAGATGGCGGCGCCGAGCTCGTGCATCTCGGGGTGCACCTCCTTGGCGAGCACGCCGGTCGATATCGCCGACAGGGTGAAGCCCTGCGCTGCGTCCGGTGATGCGTCCGCGTAGATCCCGCCAGGGAGGAAGGCCTCGCGTTGCAATACCGGGAGCATGGCGGCCACTGCGCACGCCTCGTCCGCGCCGCAATCGGCGGGCGCCGGCGGCGCGGGGGCCGTGCCGTTCAGCGCGGGCAGGAAGGTGCGGTAGGGGAAGCCGAGGTAATCCTCGATCTGCTCCGATCCCACCACGTACC includes:
- a CDS encoding homocysteine S-methyltransferase family protein gives rise to the protein MAVEGAAPLGRAVREAPGAVAEHYQQEIAAGADVIAALTDETMPRSLAQIGMAFRSAALTGQAVDMALEAAEGAPRPIVVAGLLGARWIAPTIPERITEEYAMHATRLAASGCELILARGFSPEAFRPGASLARMARMAAVVSACATRMPTWAVIESTDGERAVDGDSVEESARAAVEAGAQAVIVDVPSEATGLVAIESAGRGGAKRVGLLLAASPESRHGVADMAGSVDAWATACMRLFDAGALMIGGGAGTTSRHVAALARTVKGSGRSGSERPPLWPQAF
- a CDS encoding glutamate--cysteine ligase; its protein translation is MAEQSLSNHTEVDVVRTLDDLLIPFHAAMKPSDEFRIGAEAEKFGVDATTGTPLPYEGARSVLTVLEALIERHGWQVESESTGGPTIALRRNGASITLEPGAQLELSGAAFDNVHQICLEMSGHLAELRDISDELSLTWLGIGFHPFARQEDLPWVPKSRYAIMRRYLPTRGKYGLDMMRRTATVQANYDYSSEEGAMRALRVSLRLSPLVTAMFANSPFYEGEIWGGKSRRALTWLDVDPARQGLVQNVLTKGERFRDYVEWALDAPMFLIKRDGVTVENTGQSFRSFWKHGFRGYRATLGDWQTHLNTLFPEVRLKRTIEVRGADSLPANLTCALPALWTGIFYDARAMDEADALSESFTFEELEALRPEIAQKALGATFRGEPLAALAERVLVIAEGGLARRARMRNGKDERVHLAKLGSLVEKGHCPADALLEGLGTGDADLRREILARARI
- a CDS encoding hemolysin family protein, encoding MSTIVYLLGTALLILLNAFFVASEFAIVKMRPSRLEQLVRSGDARAKRALAISQRLDAYLSANQLGITLASLGLGWIGEPAIAHLLEPLLARVGIGAEGAHAISLGIAFALIMSLHTIIGELAPKSLAIQRTEKVTLWAAQPLHAFYVLMWPIIWVLNTSANAFVRLFGLHPAQEEEIAHTSEELRILLTRSPAGLDPALRSMLVRIFDLRRRTARHVMSLRSEAATLKATMTIDEAVKVVAEAGYSRYPVLDQLGRSVLGYLHLRDLFDVLSGRRKAARVAELLRKPIFTRENTSVERLRLEMQARQVPVAIVTSATGEFVGLVTIEDLLEEIVGEIRDENDEEVPPIYRRGTGIIEVDGRVLLADLERDAQIVLLPEAKTVETVGGYILARLEHPAEPGTRVECEGYTLIVTDVVGRRVRRVRIVATTRSVPPPAGAAPPAEGEGTPLA
- a CDS encoding S9 family peptidase, which codes for MRMARMGARWTALAFLLAGCASGPGEAPRQPLLSAMARDQKEGAQASGGGAKGRADEAESGTILGPDKSAITFERMTRMPDPGWNVPRGMGLSADGKLITYLASEKGDLTYSLFGFDLQTCASKVLVSAADLPGSSKPISREEELRRERQRQRGGGIASYAWAKRANVLMIPSSGDVFVRAEDGKITRLTDTNEPELDPQICDTGAQVAYVRGGDLYAVDVASRKETRLTQGGPAGTTRGLSDFLAQEEMDEPSGFFWAPGCGSIAYLEVDETAVAETPVLGYRGGRADLMMQRYPVPGAKNPKVRAGIVDLKTKKTTWLKWPNEEERYLGRFAWAPDGKALYVQTLDRAQKRLGLSRVDARTGEAKEIVTETSPSWHEFTEMRPLEGSPRFLWKHNQGGHWHLELRDGATGAVIKALTSGDWDVFGIPRVDEAGGRVFFTANKDAPLDRQLYSVSLEGGEPKRVTEEPGVHSATLDRGARVMVDLHSAMDRPPKVVIREVGGKEIGQLPAPMDEDFERLRVRTPEIVTVDGPGGVKLYGALLPPRTIVPGKRHPVVVMVYGGPHAQTVVNGWSPRLLWQHLADRGFVVFQLDNRGSGGRGPAFEAPLVGKVGDVELADQITGLDAIGKRPYVDLGRVGIYGHSYGGYMAALALLKAPDRFHVGVAGSPVTDWRLYDSAYTERYLGLPAKTGAAYDAADLTKMAGNLKGKLFLMHALMDENVHFQNTAELIDALIGANKRFDLMVFPGERHGYRAPAARRYALERTVDYMVENLR